Genomic window (Arvicola amphibius unplaced genomic scaffold, mArvAmp1.2, whole genome shotgun sequence):
GGAATAGGCATACAACTTCTCATGTAaactgactacagtttcccctacTTCCACTCCTTCCAgtgccctccccactcccctggccccagatctcctcctcctcctccatttcccttcagaacagAGCAGATTTCATAAGAATATCAGCCAAACATGGCGTGACAAGTTACAGCAAGACTAGGCATAAACacctgtaaatggagactacttactcatttcctggccacctagatccaaataaccactcaaaaactatattaattacaacactggtgtATTCCTAGCCagatcttatatcttaaattaacacatttttatttatctgtatattgccacgaggctgtgacttacaaGTAAGGTTCTagcatccttctgcttcagcaattacatgacatctctttgactccttctttcctacttgctatattctgccctgccataggccaaagaacttttttattaaccagtggtaataaaacatattcatagcatacagagggaaatcctacaccAAACCCCATATCAAGCCTGGACTAGGCAAACcaggaggagaaaaagggtcttacgagcagacaaaagagtcagagacaccctcccccactctcactgttagaagtctCACAGatacaccaagctacacaaccttAATGTATATGCAGTGGACCTAGCTAAGACCCTTGAAGTCCACATGATTGCTGCATTAGTCTCTGTGCACCCCACAAGCCCTGTTAAGGTGATTCTGTGGggtttgttttcctggtgtcttttAGGAAAATCTTTGACTAAGatgcatttgaaaatattttctgggcttttgagctggaattcttcccCTTCgtttctattattcttagctttgatcttttcatagtgttccagacTTCCTGAATGTTATATTTCAGGAaactttatatttaacattttctttgactgaaatttccatttcttctattgtatctgtACTGCTTGAATTTCTCTGGTCCAtgtcttgtattcttttttttgaagCTTGCCTTTATAATTCCCATTCACTTACCTagattttcatttctagaattccttcaggttgtgtttttttttttattgtttctatttccattttcaggactagaacagattcattcatttgtatcaactttttttccttagctttctttaatgtattcatttcctctttaaggacctctatcatcttcataaagttggtcTTATTGTCTTTTGCTTGTGCTTTAGTTGTGAAATATTCAGGGCTTGCTGTCATAGGATAGCGAGAATCTGGTAGtgacatattgccctggctgttgttgattgtgCTCTTACTCTGGTGTCTAGGTATCTGGGTTTGAGGTGTTTTtgggtctaggtgctgatttctcaatttgtctttgttggttggttgttttgttccTCAGTTTCTAtctgctctctgatcttctggtTTGTGTGGCCTATGATTAGACATGTGTTCCCCCTCCCAAGATAGGGAGGGGCCAGAAATCTGGCAGTAGGCATGGCTATCGTTCCATATGAGTGTCTCTGTCCAAGTTAGGGGTTGAAAAAAGCAAAGAGGGGAAGGGTCTTGAGGATAGTGTTGAAGGGACACTGAGAGAGTGTGGGAGGTCTGCAGGCAGGTGGCCTTCATGAACTTCTGGCAGACGGTGTTTCCTTTGTTCAAGCAGGGGTCTGTGTCCAAGTTGGGGGCTAGCTCACAATAATGAGGGATAGTGTATGGGGGTTACTTATTAAGGGCCTTTGGGGTCCAGCCCCAAGACCCTCTTCAGGGTTCAGATGAAATGCTACAGCAAGCGAAAGGACTTAAAATATCTGAGGGATAACATGCTGTTCCAAACATGTCTCTATTCTTCTGCCTCTATTCCAATTCTTTCCTAATTCTAATACCTCCTAGCTTCTTCTCCTCTCGCCTGAGATTTCTTCTCCTTCAGGAGGCTTGAAGCTAAAGAAAAAGTTAcgtctcattggtcaaaagcacattcttAGAGTAAGTGATAAGGAATTGAGCCAATGACCATGGCAACAAGGTCTTAGGAGTAAGGCTGTGATCAGAGAAAGCAGGGACACAGTGcacagtgacaaactttgagACGTGGGTGTCTATTTCCAGCTAGACTTAGCACGTGAAGAATTGGCAAGCTTTTCTTAGGTGTTTTGTGTTAGCAACCTTGGTTTGGACACCTGCAACTCTGACCTTGTTGCTCTGGAATGGAAACCTATCAAGGTGCCCTAAGGGTAAGACTCCACTCACCTTTAATTTATATAAGGATTAAGCATAGTGATTCCTACTCCCAGGAAGCAATTTCTTACAAAACCTGCTGCACGTGTGGTCCAGGTATGTTAATGTCCATCCCAATTAAGAAGTCAAATTTTACAAGATCACCCTTGATGTGGCAGCCCTGGAAACAAGAAAGAATCAAAATTTAAGGTTATGGATTCTCAGTCTGTGGTTTCAGTTCAGCATTGTTGCAGGCATCTATGTTTAGGAGTGACAGAAACCCAGTATGGAGACTGTGAGAgtccattgcatgaagctgtgaggaTAAAGCCTGGGTTGCATTTTGAGACCACAAGATGTTGAAATTCCAAAGCTGTAAGATATCTGCCATGGAGGGGTAGCTGTATATATGGAATAGCAGTACACAAAAAGAGATGTATGAGAAGTTTCAGGGGTAGGGCTATCTAAGCCCTTGGAAACTGAAGCCCCATCCATCTGAGACAGAGCTACAGGATTTGATGTTCTGTCCTGTTGTGCTTCAATCTTGCCTTGGTCCAATCTTCCTTCACTATGTTCCCATTCCTCTCTTTTGCAGTGCAAATGGATATTCTTTGCCATTGTAAATTGGAAAGATGtaacttgttttctgattttacaaCATCTCACACacaagagattgccttgagtgtTAGAAGATACTTTGGACATTTCAACAGTGTAGGGGCTGTTGCAGAATATGAAAATCTTTGAAGTgactaaatgcattttcttcACGGATGACCATGAACCTATAGTGACATGGGTCAGAATGCTAAAGTAAAAAATCTCCCAGATAGGATGATGTATTTGAACATGTGTTTCTCTTTGATGTGTTGCTTTGTGTTGCTTATAAAACCTTTGGTAGGAGAAGCCTTTCTGGATGAAATTCTTCATTGGGGGTATGATATGAGTGCTTATAACCCATTtcatgttctttgtgtatagTGTGTTGCAGTATCCTTCCTGTGCTGTCATGCCTTCACCACCATTACAGATTCTATTCCTAAGTTACATAAGATATAGTAGAAAAACTTGCTATTCTGTGTAAGCCTGGCTGTCCTCACAgtagctctgtacaccaggcttgccttgacctcagagatcccCCTGGACTCTGGCTCCCAATTGCTAAGATTAAAAATGGGCCAACATTCTcgactttgtttttatattattgggTGATGGTCCTGGAATGCAGGTTTTTGTACATGTCAAGCATatacttgtagtgatattttatttgtattttagtaaataaagcttgcctaggggctggagagattgctcaatggttaagagcattgtctgctcttccaaagatcctgagttcaatttccagcaaccacatggtggctcacaaccatctgtaatgaggtctggtgccctctcctggcctgcaggcatacacacagacagaatattgtatacataataaataaataaatattaaaaaaataaagcttgcctaaagatcagagtgcagagttaagccactagaggtcaggaagtggtggcacacacctttaatcctagaactcaagcCACCCTGGACTATGTGAGATTGAAtctttctaaaaagagaaacagaactcacacaaaggtgctcCCAGCAATCAGGAATCACAGGTCTTCACtctagcactaggaaggtggatcaagagtgatatggctgggcagaaagaagtatataaggcaggaggagacaagacttccttgcagtctgaggtttgatggaaatcattgcagtctgcagtcatgccAAGGACAGGATCATCCCTTTGTTTGTCAGAACCTTGCTAGAGGTGAGcactctctagtgacttggctatggctgttttgcttttctgatcttcagcttcataatatctggctctgggtttttattatttgtgcttcaTATTCTGCTGTGCTGAGCTTCATGCATATTTTGAATTTGGAAATTTGGTAGACTCTATCATTGTTTTTCCCAGGATGGCATGTGTTCATGATATTAGTACTTCCTGAGCCTTCTGAGTCATTGGATTGCATGTGTATGACCTTCTTTctgcctgttttgtttgttttttgatacttTTAATGGATATGAGTATTTTTCCTGTATTCATGGATATGCACCGCGTGGGTACCTCATCCTCGTAGTGGCCAAAAGATTGTCTTAGAAACCTTGAACATGGAATGATGGATAAATGTGATACCCCATGTAAATACTGGCAATTAAGCCCTATATGCAAGACCAGAAGAGCTCTTTATTATTGAGTCATCTCTGCTCTGTGTTGATTGTTTgtaatcaatatttatttatttatttatttatttatttatttatttatttatttttggtttttcaagacagggtttccctgtagtttctagagcctgtcctggaactagctcttgtagaccaggctggcctcgaactcagagatccgactgcctctgcctcccgagtgctgggattaaaggcgtgcgccaccacagccctgctgtaatcaatatttatatttcattgtcCATTTGTAACTGTTTAAACATGCAGTGCTTTTTAGTAAGATCTTAGTGACATTACACTTTAAACTGGGGCATTTCAGGTTTTGGAAAGATGAATCCCTAACACTTTGCAAGAATTTcagcatagatagatagatagatagatagatagatagatagatagatagatagatagataaatagatagatcaataaataaatgtgagctCTGAGATCTATTTTGTTTCTATGAATGATTTTTACCCAGGAGTCCAGGTCTTAACATGTACTTCTGAACTGATGCATAGACTAGGTTGGAACACAACTCAGGGGCAgataaacctgcctctgccttctgagtgctggggttaaaggcatgaatCAATACACTCAGATTGCccatcttatttttcattttttgtagttAGTAATTGTTTAAATAATTTCTCTAATATGTACTTTATACTGCTGATTGTTTAATTGTCTCTTTATGTTTGTTAATAGTCATTTCTCTTGCAAGGTGATAGCCCATTCAAACAGTACAGAAATGTCAGAGGTTAACCTCCTATTTAGTTTCCTTCTAAACTTGGTAAACACATTATAATATCCTTGTCATAGAATAAGCATGGGGAGCACCAGAATTATATGACTATATTGTCAAAGAATTATACATTTACAATGTTGTCAGTATCACAACATTGTCAGTTTTGTTGTTTACATGTGTGGGATATTTTAGAATACAGTGACCTATGATGATTTACATATCGACTTCACTTGGAAAGAGTGGGctttgctgaatccttcccagaaaaatctctacaaagatgtgatgctggagacctacaggaaTCTTGCTACTATAGGTAAGGCtgattttcctttatgtttcCAAATAAGGGAACAACTGTTCCTTGGTTATTAATGTTCTTCTGTAATTGGATTGAGAAAGAGGACGAATGAGGTATGTAACaggaattctaattgttcttaataataaccCAGAGACATATtggggttaaagctgaagatcagagacgTAGCAAGAGAGTTCTCACCTCTCTCAATACTCAGACTGAATAGGTAATCCTGTCCTCagaatgactgcagactgcattgagctcctgtctcctcccctttatattcctctctagtgctgggattaaaggcttgtgatcccaagtgctgagatcatcTTTTATGAGCTCTGTTTcccttttagactggatcagttTTGTGtagttcagggtggccttgaactaacagagatccatttgcttctgtctcccaagtgctgggattaaaggtgtgtaccaccaccgcctggcctctttGGCTAACTAATATGGCTATTGATATTAACAGTGTGTAACACCACTGACTGGCCTCTATGACTGTGTCTAgctttgtactctgatcttcaggcaaactttgttagatcataaacaaaatattactatagAGGTGAATAAATCAGGCATGGATCTAGGGTTCACTGAAGATGGTAACTTAAATTTTacacaattttaaataataaaccatACACTTTCTTGTAATATATTTTAGGATACAGTTGGGAAGACCATAGAATTGAGGAATATTATCAGAGTTCTAGAAGACctaaaaggtaatttttttttcttttttgagacctggtttctcggtagcttttaagtctgtcctggaacttactcttgtaggctagggtggccttgaactcacaaagatccacctgtctctgcctcccgagtgctgggattaaaggcgtgcgccaccacccggctacatAAAAGGTAATTTTTACGTGCAAGGTAATACAAATGTGCCTCTGAAGAAATTGTAATGTGTCctgaaagttttaaagaaaagaaacagtgtaAATAAGCACAACTTAAAGTGTATGGATGTTTACCAAATTCTCACAAAACCATATACCTCAATTTCAGAAAGATGAATTGAGTTTGCTAGGCATTGCActaaggaagaagacaaagaaacaatGCCTTAACAGATATCACTATTTGAATCAAAGCCCCATTATAGCTATGGTGTAGAACTGCCGATCCATTTAGTTTTGTACCACTCATGTTACAGAAGGCATACACATTGAAGAGGTGATATGTATATGTCCAAACCTTCTAATAAGCAAATGGTCCATAGTAAAGCAATGTTATTCATATGCTTGTTTTAACTTTACTAAGTGAGAGGAACAGTTAGAGTCAAGAGTCAAGGGGTGTTGTGGGGAAACCTTTAACACTATACCACATTTATGAGGAACAGAAAGTAAAACTATAAATTCAATGTGGAAAccttttatttgttattctttctttactaGGTATATCATATGTCACTCATGACCCACATTTGTCAACCTCTTGAGTACAAGTCCAAGGATAGATGATGTACCCCCAATGTATGCTGTTTTGTCAACATGTTTTAacaatgttaatgttaaaatgcTTAATAGCAGAGAATATAAGAAACAGTAAATATCTCATGTGTATccatagaaatattttcatatatctgATAGGGAAGTACTAATGTAGGATAATCAGCAATAAATTGTACATTTCACAACACAGCTTGATGTGCTATGAATATGTATAATTTGAAGTTACATGTGTCTTTATATTCGCATCAGTTGTCCATTTGGCACTTCATCTCGAAGTACTGCATTCTAAGGATATTATCCAGAGATGCCAGATAATGTAATGGCAAGATTTAAGCATAAAAATGGCAAGattagccgggcggtagtggcgctcgcttttaatcccagcactcgggaggcagaggcaggcagatctctgtgagttcgagaccagcctggtctacaagagctagttccaggacaggctctaaagccacagagaaaccctgtctcgaaaaaccaaaaaaaaaaaaaaaaaaaaaaaatgccaagaataaataaacatttctggggtgtgtgtgtttgtatgtgtgtgtgtttgtgcacatgtgtgtatgtgtaatattACGTTCTTTTAGGTCATGACAGATATGTGGAGACCATAAGACAACTTTGTGGGGTCTACTTTTCTCCTTCAAATAGTGATAAAAATGAGGTTACAAGCCTTGAACACCAAATGCatttcccactgagccatgtcgCTGATGCTCAAGTATGACTAGTTGAAAATTTGCATCACAAAATAGTGTCTTCCTTTCAGGTtgtaaaaacatattttcctctgtggatagataaaaaataagataatttgaataataaatcCTATTTGCAGGTGAAAATGATATCCTGCTATTTTTTTCAGTgcaatgatctgagttcaatctctaggaaACCCATATTACTattagaaatttttcttttatttcttctacatttaGGCTGCAGTATACTGATGGGGTattgctttcagccaatggcctaAAGAGGCCTAACCAGTTGGGTGAGGCTTTTTTGTACCAAAAAGCCCACAGGAGCACCTGCTTGGCCTCTTCCTGCtcaccacacctggatgttggacccctttctgttttctcattgtgatccatgagtttcccttttaataaagaaaaaccttagtataCCCTATTCAGAGCTAGTGGGTATTATTTCTTTCgcgtcccccccccacacaattTGATGCATTCAGCATCATCTGTCACCCAACATTGGGCCAAGTCCACATTTACCAGGAATCCCCCGCCCCCTACCATGCTACCTATTTGCCAGTCTGGGCACATTTCTCACCCACCTGTGGGCTACCTGCCACTGCTCAGGAACCTGACTTTCCCCGCTGCAGCCCGACATTGAGGGGACTTACGACTGAGGGGAAGCTTTCGGTGTCCTTATCCCAGCCACCAACTGGTGTGGGccgtctttctgtctgtgtgttgcttttgtttgttaatgaataaagaaccagCATGACCTATAGTATctgaggaggaaggcaggagcaTACAGAAGCTATGGagctaccagagacagacgctgggaactttagctgataagccacagctacatggtgatatataaaaatgggttaaattaagatataagtgttacccaataagaagctagagataatgggccaattttcattaatacattttctgtgtggttatgtcGGGGCTGGGCAGCCGTGAACCAGCAAGCAGCCCTGCTTGCAACAACCAACTCTCTCCATGTACAGAATCTCTTTAATTGTCTGTAATAACTGCTCttattttgttaaacaaagcatatttgtcagtatctAAGTAGGCAACAGTGCATGCAAAATCTGTGCAATAACACAACAGTGTACCTTTGGCACACAGCTGCAATTGCGACACCTACTGGctaataaagattattacacctactccacTAAAATTCCTAAGGCAGGTATGTAAATTgtaaaatttgaaagttatatgatGACAGACAATATTACCATTCAGGAATTTAATACCATATTGCTTACACTATGGAtgatattctgcaaggcttatgtgattttccttatgcatccatttatttgattttgtaaattagcttcatttttcatattatatcttcaataaaatgctttgataacagagccaacaGGCACTTTTAAAACTGATACAGTCcttacagactaataataaacagctagctttaaaaattaatactattaaaaggataacattaatttgacagacaaaattcaattcaTGTCAAAGGGTGCTAAAAGAATTATCTGAATGAATTCATAGTGTTGAATTTACCAATCGGAATCTGTTAAAAAGTATGATAGGTTATTGGATAAGGTATCTCTACAGAAAGGCATGTACATGTCATCCAAATAATGTCAGGGATGAGATGTTGTCTTTACTGGACAAATTTCTtaccttggaatcatatgtgcCAAATAAGGACCAGAAGCCAAATAAATCAATGAGGGTACCAAAACAGTACACAGGACTGGAGATTTAGACTGTACAAAAGGTAAAATGCTGCCATTCATTTGggcatagatttttttcccacacAGCAGCCCTGATTAGCTGCTACCAGCTGAAATCTGGGTCGAGCTTTTTCTGTGCCTGGGGAAGCTCAGGCAGTGCCAAGGGCACAACAGGCAGGGACGTGCGGGAGACCTAGGCGGAAAAGGTTGAGGAGGTCCCGCCCAGCGCCACCACTACCGCCACGGGCAACACGCCCTCTGTCCCGAGTAGGAGGCGCCAGTCTCCCTCTGCCAACTGTCTCATGTAGCTGTTGAATAGCCAGAGACCTCCGCTGAgtacacagtctgtgatttatatTTACACTAAATAACCGTTTTAATCTGAGCATATCTTTTAGCATTGAATCAGATTTAAACCAGCCACACAGCTCCAAGTGCACAGTGACCCCCTACTGGCAGGTAACAGTAATTATACCTACTTCAGCTACCtaaaccacaggtaagatttttTATGGACAATATAACCTTTCAAGGTTTCAATAGCCTCTTTACTTACACCATGTACGAGGTTTTGCAAGACTTATATAATTTCCCTCCTGCATCACTAtttctagagctaatgggccaagcagtgatttaattaatacagtttctgtgattatttctgatctaagctagccaggtagcccAGAACCAAGAAGCAGGCCCCTCCTCCAAAAAAGATTCTGATTAAattgttacatctgcacctgtgacTACCAGATCTTCAATGACAATGtcacttatttctgtttttaattttggtctttgttcatttattgaaACGTGCCAAAATAgttgctttatggtttctcctgaattttttgtcctctcttctatagctgttcaattatccagagcagtatagTTTCTTACAATAGACATTAGGTTTTTTCATTGCTTTGGGAAGGGGTTTCCTCTACGTTGGCAAGAAACTACTGAACCAGATTTGGCATAGGGGCCAAATGTCTGCAAGAGGCCCCTCATGGACTTTCCCAATGCAAAGTATTATTTTGAATATTCCTCACTGACCTACATTtattagtccaatgcctgcccttgccataccttctgcataatccagaatgGAGGTgcattctgaatggattatttttagaaaaaaaaacattgtttctagaatGCCCTGTTGACAATCTCTTTTAAAGTGACCTTGTTTGTCACAATTAtaacacttgacattttgatttttcctcaaacctctggaaatcacctctcctatccatgtaGCATCATGGTCATGAGAGTCTATATTAATTGTACTCAGATCCTTTACTGCACAGATAatgaccttgcctttaatggcctaattatccATTTGCATAGAGAATTGGCATTTTTAGAAGCCagagatttaattattatttgtctagcttctgaatttggtttcATTCTGTTTACtgttgaagtcaatctttgtaagaaatccataaagGCTTTCTTTGGGgtctgtataactttagtaaatgactcaattttattcctatttctccaattctgtcccaagcactCAAAGCTGCTATGTGGCATAAATCCAGAGTGCAGTCATCATATACAGTTTGCATTCTTATAGTAAGTAGTGTAGTATCCTTCTCCAAAtctttgatcttgggagatttccctatCTCTAGCTTTAGTCCATTTTTCAATAcctcagcttcttctctgaaccagggactccattgtaattgtgcaCCAGTCTCTAAAACGCCATTAACCAAATCTTTCTGGTCACTacggataattctattacaaattgaccatgagtttaacatttgcttcacaaaaggtgatgCATGCCATATGGGACTactgcttccttgaatctccttaaatctaacattggcacaatAGTCCAGTTAGCTGTAAGAGATtctgccatttggcaattcctgtaaggttactggatatattaaggttggttgtctgaaaaacttaggctgttcctctctattcttataatgtaATGCTGAAATTGGCTCTCTATTAAATTattctgtctggatttgaatctATGATGTTTTAATAGATTTTTCTGAATTCTATATCTTAGCACTTAGATTAATCAAtttttttagtgataagacaatAATCATGCTGATAATGTTCACAATTGACATcacataaatcccatctaaattagatatcctctaATTTAATgattctatttataaaatatctaGCATATCAccatacagagacccaaatccctTCATTATAAtg
Coding sequences:
- the LOC119805911 gene encoding zinc finger protein 120-like isoform X4 — its product is MNTVTYDDLHIDFTWKEWALLNPSQKNLYKDVMLETYRNLATIGYSWEDHRIEEYYQSSRRPKRLQYTDGVLLSANGLKRPNQLGEAFLYQKAHRSTCLASSCSPHLDVGPLSVFSL